TTTTTGTCCGCCTCCTGGGGGAATACGACGTGCCGGAGGTGATCCATACCGACAAGCTGTGGAGCTATGGGGCGGCGCTGCGTGAGATTCCCGTGCTCCACGACGTGGAGCACGTTCAGGTCGTTTCCACCGCCCGCTGTAACAATCTGGTGGAGCAATCTCATCGACCCACCCGGCAGCAAGAACGAAGCCAACTGGGCTTCAAGCGCCGGAAACGAACACAAGAATTCCTCGCCCTGCACGCCCGAGTCTCGAACCTCCATCGACACACGCGAACCACCGTTCCCGCCACACTCAGACGAAGCCATCAATCCGCAGCTCTTCTCCGCTGGCGAGAGGCGATGCAGCAGGTGGCTTGATTCTCAAGCCACCTGCTGAGCTACTCCGGCCTCACTCAGGTTAAGTTGCCAGAACCGTAGGCACGCAGGACGCCGCCTTCAAACGTGCGGATGAGTTCACCACCCTGGTTATCGACTCCCGGGGTGGTCTGGAGAACGAGGAGCTTCAGGAGATGGCAGAGGCCAGCGACTTTCTACTGCTACCGACCAACGTGGAGTACATGAGTCTTGATGCGATGGCACAGACAGCGGAGGCCCTGGGCGCTATGGGCAACCAGGCTTTTGGAGTCCTATTCACGATGGCACGCCCAGGCAAACGCCTTGACACGGCACGGCGCGTTTTGGAGGAGCTAGGCTTGCCTGTCCTGAATGCCACTGTCCGGGCATCAGAAGCCTTCAAAGACGCCAGTGAGCAGTCACTGCTGGTGCGCGACGTGAAGACCAATAAACTGGCCCACAAGTGCTGGGAGGACTACGGCGAGGTCGTTCAAGAACTCTTCGGCAGAATGGAGGCGAACGCATGACCCTCAGTGACCTCAAGAAGGCAGCAGCGGTGCGGCAGAGCCAGGACGAGGCTCCTGCCCAGCCCTCTGCTCAGCCCCAGCCGCCAGTCACTCCTAAACCCGTCCTCCCGGCCACGGCATCCCCCAAAAAGGCCCGAGCGGTCAAAGCGACCATG
The sequence above is a segment of the Deinococcus wulumuqiensis R12 genome. Coding sequences within it:
- a CDS encoding IS6 family transposase, whose product is MTDRKPYRHRFPLSVIGYALRLYHRFPLSQRDVQELLHERGVQVSHETLRQWNIKFAPLLTEELRHREPRRGSRWHLDEVCVKVGGVKHWLWRAVDEYGDVLDILLQEHRDTQAAKSFFVRLLGEYDVPEVIHTDKLWSYGAALREIPVLHDVEHVQVVSTARCNNLVEQSHRPTRQQERSQLGFKRRKRTQEFLALHARVSNLHRHTRTTVPATLRRSHQSAALLRWREAMQQVA
- a CDS encoding ParA family protein, which produces MAEASDFLLLPTNVEYMSLDAMAQTAEALGAMGNQAFGVLFTMARPGKRLDTARRVLEELGLPVLNATVRASEAFKDASEQSLLVRDVKTNKLAHKCWEDYGEVVQELFGRMEANA